Proteins found in one Mytilus edulis chromosome 2, xbMytEdul2.2, whole genome shotgun sequence genomic segment:
- the LOC139510632 gene encoding uncharacterized protein → MIFCQRPASKGGMDHVTWSYYALSVLWMLIWLPECNAGNHTEYKHPDVEAERNHARIIGVCVGVGLAMMFLVMLCISYNYYKHKTVPIVEETVVEAELPKKKVFASNDRVMQIHTVQKKEENITQDTRF, encoded by the exons ACCAGCAAGTAAAGGTGGGATGGATCATGTCACTTGGAGTTATTATGCATTATCTGTTTTATGGATGCTAATCTGGTTACCTGAATGTAATGCTGGAAACCATACAG AGTATAAGCATCCAGATGTCGAAGCTGAACGAAACCATGCGAGAATTATAGGAGTATGTGTGGGTGTAGGCCTAGCTATGATGTTTCTGGTCATGTTATGTATTAGCTATAACTATTATAAACATAAAACCGTGCCAATTGTAGAAGAAACGGTCGTAGAAGCGGAGCTACCAAAGAAAAAAGTTTTTGCATCAAATGATCGAGTCATGCAAATTCATACTGtacagaaaaaagaagaaaacattaCACAAGATACACGTTTTTAG